The following coding sequences lie in one Glycine max cultivar Williams 82 chromosome 19, Glycine_max_v4.0, whole genome shotgun sequence genomic window:
- the LOC100813046 gene encoding uncharacterized protein: MPGLAQRNEHLTNGSSTPTCSLSANGFWSKNSDDVSYNQLQKFWSELSLQARQKLLRIDKQSLFEQARKNMYCSRCNGLLLEGFLQIAMYGKSLQQEGLDAHFPCNRSGGLRKLNNDRSSIINGCQDEIQDPSIHPWGGLTTARDGSLTLMSCYLYSKSLKGLQIVFDEARARERERELLYPDACGGGGRGWISQGIVSYGRGHGTRETCALHTARLSCDTLVDFWSALGDEMRLSLLRMKEEDFIERLMYRFDSKRFCRDCRRNVIREYKELKELKRIRREPRCTSWFCVADSAFQYEVSDDSVQADWRQTFADAAGTYHHFEWAVGTTEGKSDILEFENVGLNGCVRASGLDLGGLSACFVTLRAWRLDGRCTELSVKAHSLKGQQCVHCRLIVGDGYVTITKGESIRRFFEHAEEAEEEEDDDSVDKDGNELDGECSRPQKHAKSPELAREFLLDAATVIFKEQVEKAFREGTARQNAHSIFVCLALKLLEDRVHVACKEIITLEKQMKLLEEEEKEKREEEERKERRRTKEREKKLRRKERLKGKEKEKKCSESNDALGSPEISKEELSAVADMEQNNPISCRSLVIEANETNLLGDDSPNIEDEEFSSECNTLKPHDLSHDDCGEEISNTKDEMGQSTIEQSMLSHRRLRCRKEFQLDMPMKWSDRRRYAVVSENSVMVGRSEPRHYGESFVISSRVMNGLSRQSRINVPTKSNCRNVGPPKYNEKFYSSKNRTNDRCDIHSCSCSLNSEYKTRVEQHSPMTRVSRETKPISQSESAGDTSKQFCRGNKNNQVDYMHESNGRAKSKIISGNYPSRDLFQSKKVWEPTESQKKYLRSNSDSDVILRATKVQGAQSDLIKLSIGEAVDSGENDDEECNSKRFSGVDERCQDDFHVEAKGSCSSTEIALEESGICPTGGFALNNSSDSTQSSTFSSDNCSSCLSEGDNNTTSSSHENTESSITSDSEDASRQSELRNNLDCVETVLSHCHDVSIVNSQNANGEGLTRNPSSLISSSLDGTRNYALGNPIVETAQNFDNCFSTTNVCSQSQSMLPPVSNQNIHFPVFQAPSAMGYFHQNPVSWPAAPTNGLIPFPHSNPYLYAGPLGYGLNEDHRFCLQYGALQQPTSLFNPGVPVYQPVASANVLNAEERTRVSKTASLPEHLNGSFAERVFPAGPISKKPASHGEVRHDNSAKSLENNNDFSLFHFGGPVALSTGCKSAFTSLNGDTVGDFSSKSSADHVEKVHNCNKKETPAMEEYNLFATSNNLRFSIF; the protein is encoded by the exons ATGCCGGGATTAGCGCAAAGGAATGAACATCTCACTAATGGCTCATCCACACCGACGTGTTCGCTTTCTGCAAATGGATTCTGGTCGAAGAATTCGGACGACGTTAGCTACAATCAGCTCCAGAAG TTCTGGAGTGAGCTGTCGCTGCAAGCTCGGCAAAAACTCTTGAGGATAGACAAACAATCCCTGTTTGAGCAAGCTCGTAAAAATATGTACTGTTCCAGGTGCAATGGTTTGCTTCTTGAAGGTTTTCTGCAGATTGCTATGTATGGTAAATCTTTGCAACAGGAAGGGCTGGATGCTCACTTTCCTTGCAACAGATCTGGAGGTTTGAGAAAGCTAAATAATGACAGATCAAGCATTATCAATGGATGCCAAGATGAAATTCAAGATCCATCTATCCATCCTTGGGGAGGTCTGACTACAGCACGTGATGGCTCATTAACACTTATGAGCTGCTACTTGTATTCAAAGTCTTTGAAAGGACTGCAGATT GTATTTGATGAGGCACGTGCTAGGGAGCGGGAAAGGGAACTGCTTTATCCTGATGCCTGTGGCGGGGGAGGCCGTGGTTGGATAAGCCAAGGAATAGTTAGTTATGGCAGAGGACATGGGACAAGAGAAACTTGTGCCCTGCATACTGCCAGACTTTCATGTGATACACTTGTGGATTTTTGGTCAGCACTGGGAGACGAGATGCGGCTTTCTCTTCTAAGAATGAAGGAGGAAGATTTTATTGAGAGACTTATGTACAG GTTTGATAGCAAGAGATTTTGCAGAGATTGTAGAAGAAATGTTATTCGAGAATACAAGGAACTAAAAGAACTGAAGCGCATTCGCAGAGAACCTCGTTGCACCAGCTGGTTTTGTGTTGCTGACTCTGCCTTTCAATATGAG GTATCTGATGACTCAGTTCAAGCTGATTGGCGTCAGACATTTGCTGATGCAGCGGGAACCTATCATCACTTTGAGTGGGCTGTGGGGACAACTGAAGGAAAATCTGACATTTTGGAATTTGAAAATGTTGGATTGAATGGATGTGTTCGAGCCAGTGGCCTGGATCTTGGTGGTTTGAGTGCATGTTTTGTTACCCTCCGAGCTTGGAGATTAGATGGACGCTGTACTGAACTTTCTGTTAAAGCTCATTCGTTGAAGGGTCAACAGTGTGTACATTGCAGGTTAATTGTAGGAGATGGTTATGTTACAATCACAAAAGGGGAAAGTATCAGAAGGTTCTTTGAGCATGCTGAAGAGGCCGAGGAAGAAGAG GATGATGATTCAGTTGACAAGGATGGAAATGAGCTTGATGGAGAATGCTCCCGTCCCCAAAAGCATGCAAAAAGCCCTGAACTTGCTCGAGAATTTCTGCTAGATGCTGCCACTGTTATTTTCAAAGAACAG GTTGAAAAGGCTTTCAGAGAAGGGACAGCACGCCAAAATGCACATAGCATATTCGTTTGTCTTGCACTAAAACTGCTGGAGGATCGAGTGCATGTAGCATGCAAAGAAATCATTACGTTGGAAAAGCAG atgaagcttcttgaagaagaagaaaaggaaaaacgtGAAGAAGAAGAACGCAAGGAGAGGAGAAGGACAAAGGAAAGGGAGAAAAAGCTTAGAAGGAAGGAAAgactaaaaggaaaagaaaaagaaaagaagtgttCGGAATCAAATGATGCTCTTGGTTCTCCTGAAATCTCAAAGGAAGAATTGTCTGCAGTTGCTGATATGGAGCAAAATAATCCTATTAGCTGCAGGAGTTTAGTTATTGAAGCAAATGAAACTAATCTATTGGGGGATGATTCTCCTAACATCGAAGATGAAGAATTCTCTAGTGAGTGTAATACTTTGAAACCACATGACCTCTCTCATGATGATTGCGGGGAAGAAATTTCAAATACAAAAGATGAGATGGGTCAGTCTACAATTGAACAATCAATGCTCTCTCATCGAAGACTAAGATGTAGGAAAGAATTTCAACTTGATATGCCTATGAAGTGGTCTGACAGACGGCGATATGCAGTTGTTTCAGAAAATAGTGTGATGGTTGGCAGATCTGAGCCAAGACATTATGGAGAGAGTTTTGTGATATCATCCAGGGTAATGAATGGGTTGAGTAGGCAATCAAGAATAAATGTCCCAACAAAATCCAATTGTCGAAATGTTGGTCCTCCCAAGTATAATGAGAAGTTTTATAGTTCCAAGAATCGGACGAATGACAGATGTGATATTCATTCTTGCAGTTGTAGCTTGAATAGTGAATATAAGACTAGGGTTGAGCAACATTCTCCTATGACTAGAGTTAGTCGGGAGACAAAACCTATCAGTCAGTCTGAATCTGCAGGAGATACATCCAAGCAATTTTGTCGTGGTAATAAGAATAATCAAGTAGACTATATGCATGAGAGTAATGGAAGAGCCAAAAGCAAAATCATCTCGGGGAACTACCCCAGCAGGGATTTGTTTCAATCGAAGAAAGTTTGGGAGCCTACAGAATCTCAAAAGAAATATCTGCGCAGTAATTCTGACTCTGATGTTATTTTGAGGGCCACTAAAGTTCAAGGAGCTCAGTCTGATCTGATCAAGTTGTCTATTGGAGAAGCTGTTGATTCAGGTGAAAATGATGACGAGGAATGTAATTCAAAAAGATTTAGTGGAGTGGATGAACGCTGTCAAGATGATTTTCACGTAGAAGCTAAAGGTTCTTGTAGCTCTACGGAAATTGCTTTGGAGGAATCTGGAATATGTCCAACTGGAGGCTTTGCCTTAAATAATTCTTCTGATTCAACTCAAAGTAGCACTTTTAGTTCTGATAACTGCTCATCATGCCTAAGTGAGGGTGATAATAATACAACCTCATCAAGCCATGAAAATACAGAATCCTCAATCACATCAGATTCAGAAGATGCTAGCCGGCAATCCgaattaagaaataatttgGATTGCGTCGAAACTGTCTTGTCTCATTGTCATGATGTTTCTATAGTGAATAGCCAGAATGCAAATGGTGAGGGTTTGACAAGAAATCCAAGCTCACTAATTAGTTCATCCTTGGATGGTACAagaaattatgcattggggaaTCCTATTGTGGAAACTGCCCAAAATTTTGACAATTGTTTTTCCACCACTAATGTGTGTTCTCAATCTCAAAGTATGCTTCCACCGGTGTCAAACCAAAATATACATTTTCCAGTGTTTCAAGCTCCTTCAGCAATGGGTTATTTCCATCAAAATCCAGTTTCATGGCCAGCAGCTCCCACAAATGGGTTGATACCCTTCCCACACTCAAATCCCTATTTATATGCCGGCCCTCTTGGATATGGCTTAAATGAGGACCATCGCTTCTGCTTGCAGTATGGAGCCTTACAGCAACCAACCTCCTTATTCAACCCTGGTGTTCCAGTTTATCAGCCAGTTGCCAGCGCTAATGTCTTAAATGCAGAGGAGCGGACTCGAGTTTCCAAGACAGCTTCTTTGCCAGAGCATCTTAATGGATCTTTTGCAGAAAGGGTCTTTCCAGCTGGACCTATTTCCAAAAAACCAGCATCACATGGAGAAGTTAGGCATGATAATTCTGCCAAGTCACTTGAGAATAACAATGATTTTTCCTTGTTTCATTTTGGTGGACCTGTAGCCCTTTCAACTGGATGTAAATCGGCATTCACATCTTTGAATGGTGATACTGTTGGTGATTTTTCCTCAAAAAGCTCTGCAGATCATGTCGAAAAGGTTCATAATTGCAATAAGAAAGAGACTCCCGCCATGGAGGAATACAACTTGTTTGCAACAAGTAATAACCTAAGGTTTTCAATTTTCTAA